AACGACCTGATCGAGGAAGCCAAAGACGCGGTTAAGGGGGCCGGTTTCGAGAACATCCAAATCACGGTCACCGGTTCCCCCATGATTATGAATTACCAGCTACAGGAGATTCCCAAGACCATTAACAAGATAATGGGGATTGCCATTATTGCCATGTTGATCGTAGTGGCATTTCTGTTCAAAGTCAGGGGGTTCTTCGCCTGGCGGTGGTTGGCCGTGGGTATCGTTGGCCTCGCGGTCATCTACACCATGGGTATCATGGGTTTTATAGGCTTGAATATGACCCAGGTTTCCCTGGCGGTCTATCCCATACTGTTCGGGCTAGGCGCGGATTACTGCATCCAGTTCTACAACCGTTATGATGAGGAACAGCGAAAGGGTTTGTCGGCGTCCCAGAGCGTGAGGAACACTCTGTCCCACATCGGCCCTGCCCTGGTCATCGCTATGTTCGTAGCCGCTGCCGGTTTTGCCTCCGTGCTGCTATCCTCATCCCCCATGGTGGCGGGCTTCGGCAAAATGCTCCTCATCGGTATTGGCGTGTGTCTGGTGGTTTCCATTGGGATATTGCTCCCCATCCTCTACCTGAGGGATCGAAAGCATGATGGTACCAACAAGCCTGAACCAATAGCCGACAGCGCTATCGATAAGGGAGCGTCATGGGTCGCTCACAAAGCGGTGAAGTATGTTGCCATCGTTTTGGTGATTGGTATAGCCCTATCAGCCTTCGGGTGGCATCAGGAGTCTAAACTGGAAGGCGGGGTTGGCTTGAAAGATTCCCTGGATAATGACCTGCCGGTAGTAAAGGACCTGCAATATCTGATGGCCCTGACCGGAGGGACCAGCTCGGCAGATATGGTGCTGACAGTTGAGGAGGGTAGGTCGGTTCTTGAGCCCGAGATCATGCAGTGGGTCATGGATCGCGAGAAGGCCCTCCTGGCAAACGACGGGCCCAACAATCCCAATAATCCCGGGCATTTCGCCGGTTCAGCAACCAGTATAGGAGACTACTTCGTGCGCACCCTCGGGGCGCTGCCCAAGGATGCGGCGACGGCAGATGCCTTTCTGAACAAGATTGACGAGAGGCTATGGATCAACCAGGTCTCCCGTGATCGCAGACACCTTCACATTTCGGCGAAGGCCAGTTCGGCAGAAGCTCAGGATAAAGCGATTATGAATGCCGACATGAATAGGGAGTTTGCCAACCCGCCGGAGGGAACCACCGTCCTGTTAAGCGGGAGCACTCTTCAGAATCCGAAACTGCTTGAGGATCTGGAGGACAGCCGTACCAAGTACACCTATATCGGACTGGGGTTCATCATCGCCGCGCTGCTGGTGGCTTTCAAATTCAAGGTCTCCAGAGTCGTGGTAGCCGCCCTGCCGGTTGTGCTTATCATGGGATGGTCTACTGCCATCATGTTTGCTCGCGGCATGCATGTAACCACGGTCATGGCGGTTATGCCGGCCCAGATCATGGGAATCGGCATAGAGTTCACCGTCCTGATCTTGATGCGCTACTATGAGGAGCGCGATAAAGGTGGAGCGGCTATGGATTGCATGGTCACGGCCATGAGCCGAATCGGACGGGCCATCATCGTCTCCGGACTGATGGTCGCCATAGGCTTCGGTTCGTTGTGGTTTGCCTTCGAGTTCCCCAAGATGACCGCGTTCGGGTGGATCACGGTGGCAGATATGATGCTGGTCATGATCAGTTCATTTGTCGTCCTGCCGGGAATCGTGGTCACCTTCGATAACTGGAGAGATAAACGCAAGAAGGCCGTCGAACCAGTCAAACAGACGGTTTCATGACAGAACTGACAGATTAAACCGCGGATTGTGTCCAGACAAGTTACGGATAGGTACACTCCTTATCAATCCGCTTCAGCACCAGGGGCTGCCTCTCTTTCGATGGAGGCAGCCCCTGGTAAGCAACTGGAGTTACGCTCGATATCAGTCTAATTCTGATTACCGATGGCTCTGCTGGTCCACCCTCCTTCGGAGGTAGGTCAATTCTGAAGAGATCAATTGAAACAGGTGGTGAGGATGAGCGAGAAAACCGCAAAAAGACCTCTGGATGAATTGGATCTGATGCTAATGAGGGAACTGGAAGTTGACGCCAGAAAGAGTGCCAAGGAACTCGCGGCCAAGTTGGGATCGAGCCATACCACGGTGGGTCGGCGGTTACAAGCCCTCCTGGACGAGAGAATTATTTCATTCGTTACCATCGCTGATCACAAAACTCTGGGATACTTAAGTCTGGTATTGCTGGGAATAAATGTCCGCCCGGGCAAAGCGGATGCCGTAGCTACCAAGATAGCCTCCCTCAATTATTCCAAAATGATCGGGTCAACCGCCGGCTGTTATGATTTGCTGGCATCGATAGTGATCGGAGGCCTTGAAGATATATGCGGACTTGTCTCCAATGACTTAGGTGCCATTAAAGATATCACCAACGTCGACTCCATGATCATCCTCGATATTTTTAAAAACGATTGGTCGTGTCTGACGGAGAAGGGCCATATCATCCAGCGTAATCCCACCAAAAGCTTTCTGGACGAATTTGAAAAATCCTTGATCCGCGAATTGGAATTGCAGCCCAGGGAGACCATTTCTGAACTTGCCAATAAACTGGGAACAAACCGGACCAATGTACGCAAGAGGCTAAACTCCCTCCTGGAGAGGGGAATTATTCGAATCGTCAGTGTGACGGACCTCTCCGCACTGGGTTACAAAATACGGATAACCGTACGCATGAAAGTCGATCCTTCTCGGATTCATGACATTGTCGAAAACCTGTGTGCTTCTCCGAATGTGACGCAGGTCGTGATGGTCACCGGGATGTTTGAGCTGTGCATGGTAGCGGTATTCAAAGACCAGGAAGAGGTGCATGACTTCATCCAGAATAGACTGGGCCGAATTCCCGGAGTGATCAGGCATGAGACGGTGCTAAATCTGAAGACCTACAAGCGTGGTTTTGGGCTGCCGCCTCTGCCCGGATAACAAGTAATAGACAGTAAAACGTTGACCTATCGGGTTTAACGAGGCTCTGAATAGGCCCCGAATCATGCGATAGTAATAGCGGATTGACTCAATTAGATACTTTGCGCGGACCGATCTGAAAGCCGCTGACATGCCGGACAATCTCACGATTCTGAACTTCCCTATTTTTTGTAGAGCACAATCTGACGGGGGAAATAGTTGAGAATGAAATACTCTGAGACCACTGGATCAGAGATTCCTCAGTATGTGTAACAAATGCCATAGCTACAAGTCTTTGCTTGGGCAGTAAAAAGCAATGATTGGAGGAGGAATGAACGAGGATTCATATGCCCAAAGACTTTCGGATTTCGTCGAAGGAACAGAGTTCGAAGATTTACCCGTCGAGGTTGTGGATTACACCAAGAGAATTATCCTCGACACGCTGGGATGTGCGATTGGCGGTTATACATTGAACAGGTCTAAACTCATTGTTGATGTTGCCAGAGAACTTGGAGGCAAGCCGGAGTCTAGCATACTGGTAACGGGTGACAGAGTCTCTTCCTCCGCGGCTGCATTCGCCAATGCAGACATGGCTAATGCCTTAGACGCTGATGACACGTTTCTAAACTACACGCATTTTGCCAATGTTGTGCTGGCTGATGCATTAGCCGTTGCCGAACGGGTCGGTGCTAATGGTAAGGACCTCATTCTGGCTGTGGCTCTAGGCTTTGACGTTGCTGCACGGATCAGCCTTTCGCTGACCTTCGCCGAATTGGCTGAGAATGGTCCTCGCTTGAAGATAGGACAGGTGACCGGCATGGGTTACATAACCATTGGGGGCGCTGTGGCAGCAGGGAAACTACTCGCACTGGACAGATTCAAAATGGCCGATGCAATAGGCATAGCAGGAAGTATTTGCCCGTCTCCTGCCGTAGGTAAGCTGGGAAGATCACCCAGATGGACAAGTCAAAAATACGCTCCCTATATGATCATGGGGCTTAGCGGAACGCTCGCCGCTTTGCTTGCTGCCAAAGGCTATCATGGGGATCGAACAATTCTCGACGGTGATGTCGGTTTCTGGCGCTTTCAAGGGGCGACGAGTTGTGCCTCAGAATTCATGGCTAACGATCTGGGCAGCAAATGGTGGATATTGGAGACCTCCGTGAAACCCTATCCAAATTGTCGGTACACTCACCCCGGCTTGGATATCTTCTTAAGTCTTATGGAGGAACAACAGCTGAACTCTGCGAACATCGAAAG
Above is a window of Dehalococcoidia bacterium DNA encoding:
- a CDS encoding MMPL family transporter — protein: MIEKALLGIWGVIEKRPKTVLLVAQILLIVAMIGASQVENSNTYADFLKTSSQTYKDLVVLGQNFSDDQLVILMEGENLPEVVTDQNLAAMKKFEDTFKGNPDVQYVMTPEFILSMVKASAVAKNPQAADGKSNESWLIDPATGGLNGSARGIFINDKTGLMILSFEGGLESEAKNDLIEEAKDAVKGAGFENIQITVTGSPMIMNYQLQEIPKTINKIMGIAIIAMLIVVAFLFKVRGFFAWRWLAVGIVGLAVIYTMGIMGFIGLNMTQVSLAVYPILFGLGADYCIQFYNRYDEEQRKGLSASQSVRNTLSHIGPALVIAMFVAAAGFASVLLSSSPMVAGFGKMLLIGIGVCLVVSIGILLPILYLRDRKHDGTNKPEPIADSAIDKGASWVAHKAVKYVAIVLVIGIALSAFGWHQESKLEGGVGLKDSLDNDLPVVKDLQYLMALTGGTSSADMVLTVEEGRSVLEPEIMQWVMDREKALLANDGPNNPNNPGHFAGSATSIGDYFVRTLGALPKDAATADAFLNKIDERLWINQVSRDRRHLHISAKASSAEAQDKAIMNADMNREFANPPEGTTVLLSGSTLQNPKLLEDLEDSRTKYTYIGLGFIIAALLVAFKFKVSRVVVAALPVVLIMGWSTAIMFARGMHVTTVMAVMPAQIMGIGIEFTVLILMRYYEERDKGGAAMDCMVTAMSRIGRAIIVSGLMVAIGFGSLWFAFEFPKMTAFGWITVADMMLVMISSFVVLPGIVVTFDNWRDKRKKAVEPVKQTVS
- a CDS encoding MmgE/PrpD family protein, whose product is MNEDSYAQRLSDFVEGTEFEDLPVEVVDYTKRIILDTLGCAIGGYTLNRSKLIVDVARELGGKPESSILVTGDRVSSSAAAFANADMANALDADDTFLNYTHFANVVLADALAVAERVGANGKDLILAVALGFDVAARISLSLTFAELAENGPRLKIGQVTGMGYITIGGAVAAGKLLALDRFKMADAIGIAGSICPSPAVGKLGRSPRWTSQKYAPYMIMGLSGTLAALLAAKGYHGDRTILDGDVGFWRFQGATSCASEFMANDLGSKWWILETSVKPYPNCRYTHPGLDIFLSLMEEQQLNSANIESVTVSVNPVLWIRAGVFICTRSRSSRY
- a CDS encoding Lrp/AsnC family transcriptional regulator, with translation MSEKTAKRPLDELDLMLMRELEVDARKSAKELAAKLGSSHTTVGRRLQALLDERIISFVTIADHKTLGYLSLVLLGINVRPGKADAVATKIASLNYSKMIGSTAGCYDLLASIVIGGLEDICGLVSNDLGAIKDITNVDSMIILDIFKNDWSCLTEKGHIIQRNPTKSFLDEFEKSLIRELELQPRETISELANKLGTNRTNVRKRLNSLLERGIIRIVSVTDLSALGYKIRITVRMKVDPSRIHDIVENLCASPNVTQVVMVTGMFELCMVAVFKDQEEVHDFIQNRLGRIPGVIRHETVLNLKTYKRGFGLPPLPG